Genomic segment of Bacteroides intestinalis DSM 17393:
CAGCTTATTCCCGCTGAAGTTTATTTTAGGTAAATTGAGCTTGATGATGTCGAGCATATAAACGCCAATCACTATTAATAGCGGGGCAATTAGCATTTCTCCATACTTGCTTACAACTTTTTGTACGGAAAACATACTTGTGCTCCATGAAAATAAAGCACTTCCACGCGGTCATTCTGCATAGTTTCGCTGTTTGCTGTTTCTGTTTTCTCTTTGGCTCCATTTCCGCAGGAAATTAAAATAATTCCTGCAATAAATACATGGAATAACTTTTTCATGGCATGTAATTATTGGGTTAGTAATTCTGTTACCTCTTTCAATGACAGCTGTTTACCTGCCGAAACGACTTTCCCGTCTATAACCAAGGCCGGAAAACTTAATATATTATATTCGATGATTTTCAATAAATCTTCCTCTTTTACCAAAGTGGCATCACTTCCTAATTCTGCAATAGCTTGTTGGGTGGTTTCGTACAAAGTTTTGCAACTGAGGCAACCTGTACCTAATACTTTAATTTCCATTATCAGATAGCTTTAAAATGAATAATATATATAATCGTAGTTCGTAGAACAACGAACATTGCTTATAAAAAAAGGTGCTGTTTATTCACAGCACGAAGTACATTTACATTCACCGAAGAATCCGGTAAACAACTTGCGGGCAAGTTCCCAGTTTTCACGGTTAATGCAATACTTGACTTTCGGTGTTTCTATTTCACCTTGAATCAGTCCGGCATCTTTCAGCTCTTTTAGGTGTTGGGAAACAGTCGCTTTGGCTATTGGCAGTTCTTCGTGAATGTCTCCGAAGTAGCAACTTTCCTGCTTGACTAAAAAATTAAGGATAGCCATTCTTGCAGGGTGTCCCAGTGCTTTTGCAAAGCGAGCTATCTGTTCCTGCTCTGTTGTGTACTGTTTGGTTTTCACTTTATATCTCTTTTATTTGTTGTTCGCAAAACAACGAACAATGTTTGAAATAGCAAAATAAATACGGTTATTTTTTAGATTAATTAAATGAATATTTGTCTTGCCGCATGTCGGTGCTATTTACATATACATGTTGACTATACTAACATGTATATGTAAGTATCTTTATCTTTTAAAAAAGTATCATTTTTGCTTTGAAGATATTGTGATTTAAGTGCTATCTGCATGGGATTCTATTAAATTTTACTTATTTTTGCATAGAACTTCTTGCAGAAGTAACCTTTAACCAATCGAAACTCAGATGAAGAAAATAGTCACATCCTTATATTTGTTATGTTGTGTATGTATGTGTCAGCTCCATGCCGCCAACAATGCTGTAGACTCTCTCTTATCCCAACTGGACCATGTAATTCAAAACCGCCCTGTATACATCAAGCAAAAAGAAAAGAAGCTGAACGACCTGAGACAAGCCTTGAGACAACGCATTTCTGATGAAAACCGCTTTACCCTGTTGGGGGAATATCTGGATGAATACCGTTCCTACAACACTGATTCTTCTCTTTACATTTCCCGTGAGAGATACCAGGTAGCCCTGCGACTGAAAAACAAGGAACATCAAGACAACGCCCTCATGAACACTGCCGAGATTATGGGCACGGCAGGCATGTATAAAGAAGCAATCGACCTGATGCACAACGTACAAATCAATCATCTATCGGATGACCTGCACCCGTATTATTACCATATTTACCGTACAGTCTATGGGCTCATGGCCGATTACGCCGTTACGGAACAGGAGAAAAAACTCTATGCCGAGATCACGGATAGATACCGTGATTCCCTGTTACTGGTCAACAAAGATAATCTTCTAGTGTACACGCTGATTCAGTCCGACCAGCACAATGTGAGGGGCGAGTTCGATAAAGCCATCCAGTTATTGACCGACTACCTGGCAGGGCAGATAGACAATGTGCACGATGTGGCAATCTGTGCCTACACTTTATCAGAGTCATACCGCCTGAAAGAAGACACTGAAAAAGAGAAGGAGTATTTGATTCTTTCCTCCATTGCAGATATGAAGTCTGCAGTGCGCGAATATATTTCTTTGAGGAAACTGGCTGTGTTGCTCTATCAGGAAGGAGACATAGACCGTGCCTATTCGTATTTGAAACTGTGTATGGACGATGCCGTGTTCTGCAACGCCCGGTTGCGTATTTTGGAAATCCTGCAAATCTTTCCCCTCATCAACGACACTTATCAGCAAAAGGCTGAAAAGCAACAGGAACAAATGAAATGGGCGTTAATCTCTATCAGCTTGCTGTCCATCTTCCTGCTGATCGCCATCTTCTATGTGTATAAGCAGATGAAATGCGTAGCAGCTGCACGCCATGAAGTGATAGATGCCAACAAGCGTCTGAAAGAATTGAATGAAGAACTCCACCGCTACAATCTGCAACTGAAAGAAGCCAACCACATCATTGCCGAAAACTCCTACCTGAAAGAGGAATACATCGGCCGCTATATGGACCAGTGTTCCGTATATTTGGAAAAGATGGACAACTATCGCCGTTCGCTGGGCAAGATAGCCGCTACGGGCAAGGTAGATGAGCTATACAAAAACATCAAATCTTCTAAGTTCATAGAGGAGGAGTTGAAAGAGTTTTATGCCAATTTTGATAATACCTTCTTGCAACTGTTTCCCACTTTTGTAGAAGACTTCAACACCCTGCTTGCCGAAGGGGAGCAAATTTACCCCAAGGCCAACGAACGAATGAGTACCGAACTGCGTATCTTCGCCCTTATCCGTTTGGGAATTACCGACAGTGTGAAGATTGCCCAATTCCTGCGCTATTCTGTGACTACCATTTATAATTACCGTACCAAAGTTCGTAATAAAGCTGCGGGCGACCGTGACCAACTGGAACAGGAAGTAATGAAAATAGGTAAGTCGAGAGACTAAAACCACACTTTTAAGGCATATAAGTGTCTTTTTTACGCTTATATTTTTACTACTTTTTTAGCACAATGTATTTTCTTGATGATATTGATTATCAGTATTTTATGCCTTAATGAACGCCTTAAACTACTACTTTTTCACTCTTTTCCCCCTTATTGCTTCCTCTTATCAGATACATTTGCATTGTTCCTTCACGGAGGGGACAAATGCATGTGAATCTATATTTTATTACTAACTTTAAACTCTTATATTATGCAAAAGTACAAAATGCCGATCAGGCTTCGAATCATGGTTTGTCTGATAGGGATGTTACTTCCGATGTGCATGTTCGCACAGCAAATCACAGTACAAGGTGTAGTGAAAGACCAGACCGGAGAAACCGTTATCGGGGCCAGTGTGGTGCAGAAGAACACAATGAACGGTACGATAACGGGTATTGATGGCGATTTCTCGCTGAATGTGCCTTCGGATGCCGTTATAGTAGTTTCATTCGTAGGCTATAAGTCTTTGGAAGTTCCCGTGAAAGGACAGAAGCAGATTATGGTAACACTCTCGGAAGACAGTGAGATGCTGGACGAAGTGGTGGTTATCGGTTATGGAACCATGAAGAAAAGTGACCTCACCGGTGCTGTTTCCTCCTTGGGAAGCAAGGACATCAAAGATGCTCCCGTTTCTAATCTGGGACAAGCCATTCAGGGCCGCATCTCCGGTGTGCAAGTAGTGGATGCCGGAAAGCCCGGTGACAATGTATCTATCAAGATTCGTGGTCTGGGTTCCATTAACAACTGCGATCCGCTGGTGGT
This window contains:
- a CDS encoding DUF6377 domain-containing protein, which produces MKKIVTSLYLLCCVCMCQLHAANNAVDSLLSQLDHVIQNRPVYIKQKEKKLNDLRQALRQRISDENRFTLLGEYLDEYRSYNTDSSLYISRERYQVALRLKNKEHQDNALMNTAEIMGTAGMYKEAIDLMHNVQINHLSDDLHPYYYHIYRTVYGLMADYAVTEQEKKLYAEITDRYRDSLLLVNKDNLLVYTLIQSDQHNVRGEFDKAIQLLTDYLAGQIDNVHDVAICAYTLSESYRLKEDTEKEKEYLILSSIADMKSAVREYISLRKLAVLLYQEGDIDRAYSYLKLCMDDAVFCNARLRILEILQIFPLINDTYQQKAEKQQEQMKWALISISLLSIFLLIAIFYVYKQMKCVAAARHEVIDANKRLKELNEELHRYNLQLKEANHIIAENSYLKEEYIGRYMDQCSVYLEKMDNYRRSLGKIAATGKVDELYKNIKSSKFIEEELKEFYANFDNTFLQLFPTFVEDFNTLLAEGEQIYPKANERMSTELRIFALIRLGITDSVKIAQFLRYSVTTIYNYRTKVRNKAAGDRDQLEQEVMKIGKSRD
- a CDS encoding thioredoxin family protein, with the protein product MEIKVLGTGCLSCKTLYETTQQAIAELGSDATLVKEEDLLKIIEYNILSFPALVIDGKVVSAGKQLSLKEVTELLTQ
- a CDS encoding ArsR/SmtB family transcription factor — encoded protein: MKTKQYTTEQEQIARFAKALGHPARMAILNFLVKQESCYFGDIHEELPIAKATVSQHLKELKDAGLIQGEIETPKVKYCINRENWELARKLFTGFFGECKCTSCCE